The genomic region GTTGGTGTGGGAGGCCCAGCGAGTTTCGCGCGTTGGGGTTTGAGGGCGTGCTCAATGAGGTGTTGGCGACCGACATAGGTCCCCGAGATCGGGCAGGTGCCCAGTACAGTCCACGTGGCGGTATCAGTCAGCAAATTGAAGAAGGCCATGCCATCGCCGTTTGCCCAGGCAGCGAAAGCGTCGGCAATCAACTCTTTATTCTCGACAGTGCCCATCAGTTTCTCCTTTGGAGCATGTATTCGTTCCCGTGCGACACTTGACACTCGGCGTGATGCCGTCAAGATTTGCACTGACCGTGATGACGTCCCTGCTTCTCTGCCCCTATGCCCGTGCACTACGTCTTCCCCTGTACCTGGCGCAGCTCACGTACGCGGTCACGCAAGCCATGACCAAATTCGGCAAAGCGTGCCATGTCACGACGAAGCAGGGGCCACAGCAGGGGCACAAGCATCCCTTCAGCACGCCATCGTTGACACAAGTCCACTCCTGGCGATTGGGCGGCAGGTACGAACGTGAACCAATGCGTCATGTGGAGCAGTGTCTTGTGTCCTACTGTATCTTGCAGCACGAGTTCTTGCGGTGGGGTACTCGTGACCACCCGCGGGCGACGGCGGCCTGGCCGACCACGCAGCCGAAACTCGAGATGAGTGCCAGGAGTGGCAGATCCGTGACCGAACGGCACCAAGCGATTCCACTGCACATACGCGGCAAAGTCGGTGAGCACGCGCCAGGCTTCCTCTACCGTTCCG from Deltaproteobacteria bacterium harbors:
- a CDS encoding nuclear transport factor 2 family protein, coding for MGTVENKELIADAFAAWANGDGMAFFNLLTDTATWTVLGTCPISGTYVGRQHLIEHALKPQRAKLAGPPTPT